The nucleotide window CCCAAAAAGCCGGAGTGCTTGAAGTTATGTGCATGCGCCTCTTTGAAGACAGCAACGGCCCCCAACGGCCCCCAAAATTAGTGGCTTCAAGGCTCGGAGGGCACGAAAAGTTCTAGGGAAAAGGGGTCCGGCTTGGTCAAGCCGACAGATTCTGGCTATGACTCATAGTAAAAGATTGAGCACTTGGAGTTCATCAAGGCGACCAGGTCCCAAGACGTTCTGCACGCAAGGAGATGAGATTTTCTACTTCCCTATTACACGTGGCCCTTGGCTGATGTCGGGCACAGTGATCGGCGGAAATGCAGCATCAGCAAGCTGCACAGCGGCCCATTTGCAGGGTAAGGAGCAACTGTAGGAAGACTTCCCAGTCTCCTTCTCATCGGCGATGCTCGAGTGGCAGATGAATATGGTCAACTTTGGGACGTACCTacacaacaacaatacaATAGCTTACGGGTTGAATAACGAACACCACGACGGCATCCCACTGATAGAGCACCGGTGTGCTGGATAACTCTTTGCGTTCCGAAGTCCGAAGTCGGGCGGCGCAGCACAGCGCGTAATCATGTCGTCATCAAATCGACGAGCACCCATATCTCTCTGGCTTGTGACTCACTCAGAGAAACCTGGAGACTGGTCATGAACAAACATCTCTCTTTTAAAGGAGTCAGAAGGCTTCTAAGGGACCGTAAACAAGCAACTCGGCGCTTCGACCAACCACACTCATTTCCTTCCCATAGCGTAAGTCAGCACCCAGTGCAATCCAGCCACCCATTCAACACAAAATGCGTTTGCTTGGAAATCCCTGTAGCTGATTTAGAGCGTTCCGAAGCCGTTTTCCCCAGTTCATAAGCTCAAATACTCTCCGTATTCCAAACCAGACCAAGGGTGTATGTGAACAGGATCGAGAATCGAACAGTCAATTCTCTCATGCAGAGTCAACGTCGAGCAGTGTGATGTTCCCTTAACAAGCTTGTTCAGCACTCTCTTGAGTTTAAAGAGAACTCTAGGCAGGGCCTAACCCGCTTTGGGGATCATTCAAATCATAATTATGTTGCCCTTCATCGTGCCGTATGACCCCCAGAAGCCGGTTATCAATCGCTGAACTTCTTCTCATAGGAAAGCTTCAGGACATCCTCAGGGGAAAGAGCTTTCACGCGGCTGCTCCTTATGTCAGCCCTATCCAAGAGCTTTTCGTACAATGGCGCAAAGTCTTTGGAGGTTGTCATATGGATCCCTGCAAAGGTCTGGTTCCCCGTTTCCACTTCGAATTGTACACGATAGGCGAGATAGACTTCGTTGAATCGGATGTTTGTCTTGTCGTTATCACGAGCAGCCGCGACGGCAAAGCTGAAGAGCGCCCCTTGTGTCACAGCCGGAGCGACACGATAGCCCGTATCGCCTGAGCCACCTGTGCACATCGTCCAGGTACTGCCCGCAAAACCCTGCTCGAGAAGATAGGGAACGGTGGCTCGATAGGCGACTAAAAGCAAGATTAATAATGAGAACATGAATGGGCAATTCATTGAAGCACTTGCAGATGTAAGTCTCGAAGTTGACCGTCATGGCCTCCCGAAGAGCAGAGGTTTCAAGATCGAGGATTGAAGTATCCCAATAGATTCCGCCGGCTGAAGTTTTCATAAGTTGATTGAAACAAATGGATGCTCCCCTCTCGGTGGAAGTAGTTTGGTGTGCACCTACGTGATGCCCAGACGTGCTGGAAGGATGGAAGGATCCCTCTACGGACTTGGTCGACGATACTCTTTACCGAGTCTTCTGAGGTTATATCTGCTTCGACAACAGTGATACTCTCACGTCTTCCAACTTGTTTGAACATCTTCTCTGCACTGGACTGGTTTCGTACGACGGCGATGACATGGCGATTGGCGCTCAGTGCACCGATGATGGCTGCCACGCCAACGTTGCCAGAAGCGCCAAACACAAGAACTGTTTCGGTCATGTTGCCTTTCTCGGGTCTCTCCTTGGAGTAGTGTGGAATTTCGTCGAAGTCACATACGATGCTGTTTACGCGTCGAAGATGAGTCAAGAAAGAGAGATAAGAAAGTGGTCTGGGGGGCATATATAGCTGTCAGGAGATCGAACCAGTTCCCGTCCGCCTTGGGGCCCGGTGGATTTGAGCGTGATAATACCCACAAATTCTCTGCAGACACTTGTGGAACTGTGCGTCAGACAAGGTGCTGCGTGATGTTGACGGTGTTCAGGGGTCGACATGAAGCGTGCCCAAACAGGTTGTCTCATCCGTGATTCCCCGCACGTAGAACTGGATGtccatcgtcttcctctctAGAATCGGTTGGTCAATCAGTTACCAGCAACCATTCCGGACGACCTCTGTCTTGGCTCGAACCcccaggcggccgaggccggacCGAAACACTGATCCCTGTCTTCTCCGGAAATAGGCTGGCTTTTGCTCCAACGTGCAAACGGTCTATTATATCGATGTCACATAGATCGATGATTTACTGGGTGATTGTGTATTGCACGGGCTCCGCCCAGGTTTCCGATGCTTATCGAGAGCGCGGCCGGCCGGAGCAAAGTCCTGCTAACAGGTCAATGACCCTTGTTGTTTCCCGTACAAACCGGATGCCTTCAAAGACGAGTGATCTAAGCCCAACTGACCGACTGATATCTCTACCATGTCTTACATCTGCTGGTGGTAATAAGCCCAGCTTTTGCGTCAAAACTTCGGCTCAATGTGTTTTCTCTTCTCGCGGAAAGAAACCAAACACAGCGTGTAAACTCAAGATATCCTGATCTCTTATCTATAGCTTCATATTCAATTTGCTAGATAACACGCAATCACTGCACTGATTCTGGCGTTCTCTGCGGGCTCCCGTCTTCTCTCCACCAGAactccgtcttcttctgAATCCCAGGCTCCAAAGGGATATCGCTATTTGAACTCCTTGTCGCCGAgccacgccgtcggcctgaGCTAACCATTGTGGCTGGAATTTCGAAACGGTCTGATCGTAGTCCACTGTGAAAATAACCATTGCTAGACGGGCCGGAGTGGTCCGACGGTCTCGACTCGCTGCTTGGTGAAAAGAAATAAGTGTACACAGCTCGCGAGAGGGCTATGTTTGCGGCGGATATTCCGAGAAACAGTTCGAGGTTGGACCAGATGGCAGTGATACAGAAATCCCCTGTGATGACTTGAGTTAGTAGTGCGTGCTTGCTTCTGAAGCGACTGAACTAAAAATGAATGCCACCAACTTACAACTAAGATCGGCTTCGGACACGCCTAGAGATTTGGCACGTACGATGCCGAAGGATGTTGCGCTACATTGATTGTTAGCTCTGAGAAGAGGCCAAATCCATTCGCGCACCCAGGACTATCTGGCTCAAACATCGAAGAACTCGGGTTTCTCACACAAGGCCTAGACTCATCAAGCCGGTAATCATAATCTTTCTCTGTAAAGCTATTTTCACCTTCCAGACTACTGTGAGGGGAAGGAGAGAACAGAAAAAGTCTGTCACAACGGAGTACGCTACCACCAGGTCCGTCAGCAATGCGAGGTAGGAAAGACTGAGTCTCTTTTGAACGGGAAATGGTGTCAAGGCGCGGGTAAGGGGGCAAATCGTACCTATGGAAACCCATATTGCATAGATTCGAATCGTGTTGGGCCAGCAGTCGGAATCTTTACCCCTCCAGAATCCTGCTGGACGGCACTCAGCCAACAGGATAATGACGACCCCAAAGTTGATGATCAGTGAGCCCACAATGACAGCATACAACAAGATCTTGAGGGTCCTGTTGCTCTTGATCCGGAGAATCAACAGAGCTAGAGACACCTTCAAGAAAGCCATCGATGTGAAGTGGAACAACTGCCCCCACCACCCATACATGTTGATCATCATGTACTCGTGATTGGTCAAGTACACGCGGTGTCTCCCGTTGCCATGAGGCAGCTGCATGACGCCGAAAGCATACCTTACTGTCGCCGAAAGGGCCGCGGCAGCAATGGTGTAGTCGTCCCATCCCAGATTCCGGCGTCCGGCGCGAGCCCATAGACGAAGGGCGGTGgtgacgaggagggcgaccAGTAGACTTGATGACACACCGAGCCAGATTGGACCGACACTCTCATCTGGAGGCATCGAAATTTTGTGTGAAGAGTAACGTTCCTCggacgaggggggggcgCTGTCGAGTGAATAAAAAGTCGTCAAAGACTTGAAGTGGCCTAAGGTCGATGAAGTGGCATCTGTGTCTCACAAGACTGAGCTCCGTGCGGGGACAAAGAATGCACGAACACGCTCCTACATATACATGGAACTCCTTCCTTCGATCCAAAGAACCGGTTCCGCATGCTTTCAAAGGGGTAGAGCCAGCGAGGTGGATGTACCCCAAGAGACTTTGAGCACACAAGAGCAGGAGTGCGGCGCGGCAGTTCGCCTCCAAAGGACCCTCGTCGGTGGAAATATTTCCTACTTGTCGGCATTGTGCCGAGAGAAACCTCGAATGtcggatggatgggtggcGCTTGATAGTGTCAGGCGGTTCGAGGTAGTAGACCACCTAGGAAATGGGAAGACAAGTGTGGGGGAGTTCTGCGGACTCGTCTCTCTTCTTGCCGATATCCAGAACGAGAAGAATCTTGGAAACAGACATGTGATGGAAATTTTCTTATTGCAGCCACTTACCCCCCTGTACGGGCGTTGGAAGCAAACAAAAGCAACCATGCCAGCCTGTACAGGACTGGTTCGTTTTTTGTGCTTATCGCATCCAGCACTATGTCATTGAAGACCAAAAGTAGTTCCATTTTGTGCCACTCTTCTTCGGCTAGTCTCATGCGTTCGAACTCGATGATAGAGAACTTTCTTCTACTCAAGTAGATGGGTGGTTGGGTTTTGTTTCTGGAATCATTCCGCGGGTTGCACAACCGTAGAACGGGTCGGGTCTGCAAGCCACACACATCCCCTGAAGTTGGCTGCATGATATATGCAGGGGTCATGCTTCAAGCGGCAAAGAGGCCGGCACGAACCCTCTAGCTTCAAGTCTCTTAGTCTTCGACAAGGTATTGACATCCTTGACGTCAGTAATCAGCGCATTAGGTTGAAGAAAGGGGCGCTTGGAGGAACAAGACGCACATATTACAGGTGCACAGTCCTGAAATGCGTTGAAGTTCTTCGAAATACATATCTAGGAAATGACGGACTTCCATATGGGGAGCATTGTTTGCTTCCAACGCATCAACTGCAGGCAAGATGCCCTGCTGAACTCCAGGCGAAGAACCAACGAGCCAATCATTCGGGGAACCGGGTTGTGCCTTTCTGGGATCTCCTTCGCTGTTTGCTCGCCCGACTGCGCTTGACGACACGGCCTGCCGTTTCCGGGTTGGCCCAGATGGGGAATAGCAACACCATTGAGGACATCCCGGGCGAAGTTAAAAGAGCATGAAGCCATGCAGCATGGTACAGAAAATTACAGCCACCCATGAGAAACTGCCAATTATGAGCGGCTCTGCCATAGCCGTTGCCGATTCGACACTTCTGGGGTTTAAATCTGTGGTAGGGGTCGGGGAACGTGGGAAACCCTTCCCCCCCGGGACAGCCAGTTTGGGTTGACATTTGCGAAGCCAACCGCCCCCCTAGTTCGTCTTCGTGTGAGTTGTGACATTATGTTGTTGGGGACGCATAGAACTACTGGAACTCCGGTTAGAGTGATGTCAAAAGTGATGTCCAAAGTGACAAAAAATATACGAGCCAATCTTCGATGGTCGGCTTAGGTACGCTTCAGCATTTCTAGATCATCGATATTGTAAAATGCTGCCATGATATCCTGGCCCTGGTTTAAAGACACCCTGTCTCATGAGGTGACTGACCATGTTTCTGGAACGGTCCAACGGTGTTCATGCGCGTATCAGGCCATGATGCG belongs to Colletotrichum higginsianum IMI 349063 chromosome 5, whole genome shotgun sequence and includes:
- a CDS encoding Short-chain dehydrogenase yields the protein MTETVLVFGASGNVGVAAIIGALSANRHVIAVVRNQSSAEKMFKQVGRRESITVVEADITSEDSVKSIVDQVRRGILPSFQHVWASLAYRATVPYLLEQGFAGSTWTMCTGGSGDTGYRVAPAVTQGALFSFAVAAARDNDKTNIRFNEVYLAYRVQFEVETGNQTFAGIHMTTSKDFAPLYEKLLDRADIRSSRVKALSPEDVLKLSYEKKFSD
- a CDS encoding Integral membrane protein — encoded protein: MPPDESVGPIWLGVSSSLLVALLVTTALRLWARAGRRNLGWDDYTIAAAALSATVRYAFGVMQLPHGNGRHRVYLTNHEYMMINMYGWWGQLFHFTSMAFLKVSLALLILRIKSNRTLKILLYAVIVGSLIINFGVVIILLAECRPAGFWRGKDSDCWPNTIRIYAIWVSIGTICPLTRALTPFPVQKRLSLSYLALLTDLVVAYSVVTDFFCSLLPLTVVWKVKIALQRKIMITGLMSLGLVATSFGIVRAKSLGVSEADLSWDFCITAIWSNLELFLGISAANIALSRAVYTYFFSPSSESRPSDHSGPSSNGYFHSGLRSDRFEIPATMVSSGRRRGSATRSSNSDIPLEPGIQKKTEFWWREDGSPQRTPESVQ